The nucleotide window TTATCAAGTTTATTCTGAGCTTGGAGTCGGAAGTGCCTGCAACTGAAGTCAAACGCAGGAGGGTGGGAAGTGAAAAGGCCATGATTTAGGTTCCCAGTTCCTGGAGAAGCCAGGCTCTGTAGAGCCCCAACCTCACCACATCCCAATTTTCCCTCAGAGCACACGGCCTTGCCCTCAACGAAGGCGCCAAATCGCCTCGGTTGGCTCCGCCCATCCACTGAGTTGGGCGGGTGGGGGCCTGGGCCGTCTTCTCCTGGTTGGCGCTTGAAGGGCGTTTGCGTCACCCAGAGCGCGACGTGCTGACGCAGTATAGTCGACAGCACCCGAACCGCCGTGATGGAGGCTGAAGCGGCGATGGGGAGCTTTCAGGAGTTCCCTGAACATCATAAAATGATCCTAGACGGATTGAATGAGCAGCGAGAGCAGGGCCAGTTTACGGACATCACCCTGGTTGTGGATGGACAGCATTTTAAGGCCCACAAAGCTGTTTTGGCTGCTTGCAGTAAGTTCTTCTACAAATTCTTTCAGGAGTTTACTCAGGAACCTTTGGTGGAGATAGAAGGTGTTAGTAAAATGGCTTTTCGTCGTTTAATTGAGTTCATGTATACAGCAAAATTAATGATACGAAGTGAAGAAGAAGCCAATGATGTATGGAAAGCAGCAGAGTTCCTACAAATGCTAGGAGCTACCAAAGCCCTTGAAGTCAGGAGCAAAGAAAACTCAGctccattaaagaaaaataccatAGAAACAAGTAAAGCCAAAAAAAGGAAGATTGCAGAAACTTCAAATGTGATAACTGAGTCGTTGCCGTCTGCAGAATCAGAACCTGTTGAAATTGAGGTAGAGATTGCCGAAGACACAATCGAAGTGGAAGATGAAGACATTGAAATGTTACAGGAAGTGGCTTCTGCCAAGCAGTGCATTAAGTACATACAGAGCACAGGCTCCTCTGATGATTCCGCTCCAGAACTGTTTGCAGATATTACCAGCAACTACCGTCAAGGTGACAGAGAAGGGCAGACTAAAGAAGAAGATGGCTGTGCAGCTGACCCCACAAGCAAACAGGTAGGAGATATTGAAATTGTAGAACCTCAGCTGTCACATGTGAAGGACTTGTTCCATTGTGAGAAATGTAACTgttcatttaaattgttttactattttaaggAACACATGAAGTCACACTCCACTGAGACTTTCAACTgtgaaatatgcaataaatggtATTTTGGGGAGCGTGCATGGAAACAGCACCTAAATTCTCACCACCTTGAAAAAGATGGAGTCAGTAAGAAGCAAAAACctgggaaaaaaattcacatatgtCAGTACTGTGAGAAACAGTTTGAtcattttggacattttaaagaGCATCTTCGAAAACATACAGGTGAGAAACCTTTTGAATGTCCAAATtgtaatgaaaaatttgctaGAAATAGCACCCTTAAATGTCACTTCATTGCATGCCAAACTGGAGTGGcaaaaaagggaagaaggaagcttTATGAATGCCAGGTCTGTAACAGTACTTTTAGCAACTGGGACAAGTTCAAGGATCACTTGGTAATACACACTGGAGCTAAACCCAACCATTGTAGTTTATGTGACTTGTGGTTTATACAAGGAGATGAATTAAAAAAGCATCTCAGTGATGCTCACAATATTTCAGAGAGAATAGTAACTGAAAAAGTTCTTTCAGTAGAAACATGTGTTCATACTGAACCTGTGACATCAATGACTATTACAGAACAAGTTAGGAATGTGCATGTGTTACCATTCAATCAGGCCCAGGTGGATTCAGCACAAGTAACTGTGGAAAAAGCTCATCCAGATCTGCTCCAGGACAGCCAAGTGGACAATTCACATATAAGTGAACTTCCAGAGCAAGTCCAAGTGAATTATCCTGAAGCGGGTCGAATTCAGACTGAAGAAGGTACTCAGGTACATGTGGAGGAGCTGCACGTTGAATGGGTAAATCAGATGCCAATGAAAGTACAAACTGAGCTTCTAGACACAGACTTGGATCACGTGATCCCAGAAATCCTGACCCAGGAGGAGAAAGAGCCTAGCCAAGCAGAGGCTGCTGAGGCGGCCGGGGAAGATCAGGAAAATGCTGAGGATTTAGAGACCAAGCCAACAGCGGATTCCCAAGTTGAAAAGGCAGGAGATGAAGACAACAGCTATTGCCGGTTTTAGaatgaaataacaaatgaatatatttgtaaGTTTACATGTTGGGTTTTTGAACTGATTATGGGCAGTGTGACTGTCCTTAAAGCTAACAGACAAATGGACCAAAGTTAAACTTTATTTCCTGTTATGCTGAACTGTTTATCAAAACAAACTGTTTCTCCTCCCCCCACTTAATGCCCCAGAGGAGGGTTATTTCCCATAAATGAAGGGGAGCTTAAAGGAGTATACTTCAGAAAACTTAAATGGATTATATTCTTATTACATAGTTGGGTAAGAATGTATCTATTTTCATTGTGTTAAaggttctctcttttttcttttccaggtcATGTCCTTCCTCAAATTTTTTCCATATtgtaaaatcaaacataaaatcaTTAGAATACAAGCTTATGTATTCTAATGCATGTTAGAAAGTTGACTATATAGGAAAGACAAGGCTGCATGAAGAAAAGTGCATTGTTACTGTGCAGTTGAATTTTGGCTTCTGGCATTCTTTAGTTTGAAGAAACATTCTTGTTTACCCTAATAGTTACAGATGCCATCTCTGCACTAGAAAAGAGTGGTGGTGGCAAAACTtctagaatgtttaaaaaaaaatccacaccgATGTGCCTTTTCAAAAACAACTAAACTTCTACAAAGCATCTCTGGTTCTTTCAAAGTTTTGTATTGTAAGGAGCAATGTAGATAATGctatattactttatatttttgcttataaTGACAACCaccaattttttttcacttaggtTGAGAAATTTCATTTAATGGCCGCTGAAGGGCCATTTTCAATTGGGAAAATTCATTTACATCTGTGGTAAActttattttgatgaaaagttGCACTAGTATTTTACCACCAGTGAAAAAAAGATGAGTATCATTTAAagttaatgcatttaaaataaagtacagaGAAAAACATGTATATAATTATCAGGCTTTGTTTTGAATGGAATCCCCCCCCATCCTTAATGTAAAGATCTTGTGCTATAACTTTTAAAGCCATACAAATAAGAGTGCTAAACTGTGGACTTAAAAATAGGTGTGTAAATGTTTTTAATCAGTattacttggaaaataaaatataacaaccaCATAAAATAAACCAATGTGCTATTTTCTttacctgttaaaaaaaaaacaaaagtaaagtaaaaatagCCTTAATTTTAGTAATGAAAGTATTTCATCCcgggaaattaatttttaatcattttaatggtATTGCATTTCTCTTCCACAATGCACAATTTCTAATACTTAGTATGACATTAGAAATAACTTTTTCAGATAAAGAGACAGTAAGAAATATACTAGCACCTTAAGTGATgccattatttttgttatagttgtttatttcaaataagaatacaagttttcatttttgaaacgTCAAGTCATCAAGAACATGACTTTTCATTAActacttttacaaataaaatctatttattttccacttgaatattttatattttcaataagtaattttttttgacaaatagTCTTTAAATTatgacaaaaaaagagaacagaattgTTAACATGGTGGTTTAAAGAAGAACCTTGCCCTTTTATTGGCTCTTCTGAGttgttatgggctaaattgtgcctaccccccaaaattcgtatgttgaaaccctatccccagtatctcagaacAAGACTGTGTTTGAAGGTTGAGCCTTTAAAAAGGTGATTAAATGAAATGAGTTTAtaagggtgggccctaatccaatattactggtgtccttataagaagaggagatttggacacagacaccaGGGGCATGTGAATAGAGAAAAGACCAAGTAATGACATGGCAAGATTgtggccacctacaagccaagaagaggcctcaaaagaaatcaaactttaggacactttgatcttggatttctagcctccctaactgtgagaaaataaatttgttttgtttaagtcGCTCGGTCtgttgtattttgttatggcagccctaggaatcTAACACATGagattatcttttctttcatatattatcCCAGAGTCTGTGGCATAATGTCATTAAACTTGCTTACAGAGATTCTAACTCCAGGCTCTCAAAACATAGGGCAGATAGAGAAACTTGACTCTGACTGCCATTTGGCTGCTATGATGATGAAAAAGCTAAGGATGAaacattcttcctttcttaacCTATACCTCCTTGTCTGAATGGGGGCATCCCTTGAATGATGAGAAGAACATTTAAGGGATTGAATTTCCTTCTGAAGGATTAGAGACTATTGCTGCTCTACCCTGCCCATCTTTTGTTGAGCTAGCTAATGTGTGAGACttaataagcaccacatgtactcaccatcaaattggtttcactgatcagcACCTAAGTacacatacaggaataacatttatcgggcatcgggcagatggagggagggaggggagggtatatacacacataatgagtgcagtgcaaacCGTCTGAGGGATAGACACTCTTGAACCTCTGACTCGGGGGGAAGGGGGGCACAAgggcaatacatataacctaaacatttgtacccctataatatgctgaaattaaaaaaaaaaaaagaaaaaaaaaaggttgtccAAAGATTCTGTCAAGGGGACTAGAGTAGAAAAGGTAAGCATTAAGTGGAAGATCACATTACTCATTCATATAGGCaactgggaaaaaaaacacaaatccaTGCTTCTTAGAAAAATGTTCAGTTTGAGACATAACATAATGCTTTTAAAGTAGGCTTTGGGGTTATTCAGTGCAAATATGATAGCTAAGGTAAATTTTACACCATAAACTAAGCATCTGTAAGTTAATTTTTTATGCTGTCTTTTAAGAAtacattagcaaaaataaaaataaaattattcttgaaTCAAGTATTGCTTTTACTATAAACATTTCATTACTGGCTCAAAATGAGTAAGAAATCCACTGTCAGAGACTGCTGATGAGAGGCACAGTGAAGGAAAGAATTTTCTGTCATTGAAGACTGTCAAGCACATGCCGTATAACCACTGACATAGATGAGAGGGAAGGGTTTTTGGCTTTACGTGATTGTTTGGAATAGAATATCTTAATGCTCCTTCCAGCCCCACTATTTTCtgataacattttttcttatacattgaaaagacaattaaaatttcaaaacattgttaagaaactgtatatattttctgGGAAAgtaggtaattttaattttaattaaattacagAAGATTTCAAGATAAAATAATGTCTACAGCTACTACTAATAATACTACTATAACTAATATATCTCATTGACCAATCACCAtgtcttcctttccctctgcacTACACTAAGAAAAGTTTAAATCTATGCTCCATTATTCACTAGTTCTGGGAAACTGGGGaagttattaaaatttctaaGTAAGATTTTCCTCATAGGAAAAATGAACCTAATATAATATACACACCAAGGTTTTGTTATGGCAAAGGTGCTACTCCAATTCCATCTAGACAATTTCATTGTGTTCAGTATGCCTTTATTCTACACTGTTTTAGtccttcatttaataatttagaaaatacttatgTGCCGTGCATTATAATAAGCACTGGGATGAAATATTGAAGGAAACAAATCACCTGCTTTCCTGAGTCATGGATTTCAGGGTGgtaagtaaaacaataaaaggtGAGAGAGTAATGTGGATATTAATACACGGTATTCCAGGAAGGCCTCTCTAATAAGATGTCAATTGAGCAGAGGGCCTGAAGAAGTTTGAGAAACCTCACAGGTATCTGTAAGGGGAATATTGAGATAGCAGGTGGATATATGCATCTGGATTTAGAGAGAGGTTGAGACTGGAGTTATCAATTTCAAAGTTGACATCTCATGTGTG belongs to Eulemur rufifrons isolate Redbay chromosome 30, OSU_ERuf_1, whole genome shotgun sequence and includes:
- the LOC138378636 gene encoding zinc finger protein 131-like, with amino-acid sequence MEAEAAMGSFQEFPEHHKMILDGLNEQREQGQFTDITLVVDGQHFKAHKAVLAACSKFFYKFFQEFTQEPLVEIEGVSKMAFRRLIEFMYTAKLMIRSEEEANDVWKAAEFLQMLGATKALEVRSKENSAPLKKNTIETSKAKKRKIAETSNVITESLPSAESEPVEIEVEIAEDTIEVEDEDIEMLQEVASAKQCIKYIQSTGSSDDSAPELFADITSNYRQGDREGQTKEEDGCAADPTSKQEHMKSHSTETFNCEICNKWYFGERAWKQHLNSHHLEKDGVSKKQKPGKKIHICQYCEKQFDHFGHFKEHLRKHTGEKPFECPNCNEKFARNSTLKCHFIACQTGVAKKGRRKLYECQVCNSTFSNWDKFKDHLVIHTGAKPNHCSLCDLWFIQGDELKKHLSDAHNISERIVTEKVLSVETCVHTEPVTSMTITEQVRNVHVLPFNQAQVDSAQVTVEKAHPDLLQDSQVDNSHISELPEQVQVNYPEAGRIQTEEGTQVHVEELHVEWVNQMPMKVQTELLDTDLDHVIPEILTQEEKEPSQAEAAEAAGEDQENAEDLETKPTADSQVEKAGDEDNSYCRF